The Lolium rigidum isolate FL_2022 chromosome 2, APGP_CSIRO_Lrig_0.1, whole genome shotgun sequence genomic interval ATCACAAAAATATCTTGGAGAAACAGAACATCCAGAAGCCCTAAGGAATAACCCAAAAAGGAAACTAAGACACTAACAAGCAAGAAATGACAATAGTAATCACAATTTTGTCGACATATGTGAGAAATGGAAAAAAAACACATGAACAAATTGGCCAAGAACATAATGCTTTTAGATGCATCATGCGTGCAAGTGTCGTTCCCAGTAATTGGAACCCGAGAAACAGCGAGGTATTTTTTTGACTTAGAATTAATCAAACAAAAAACAAGAAGTGTAAAAATAGTGGACAAGGACAGAGAACTGGAAGACAAACATGCACGCTAGGACTGCTTATTCATGCACATTAGGACATACTAGGGGCAGGCAGGAGCAAAGCGTAGTTGCGCCCGCTCCATGCCCACCCTTTCCACCTCTTGCTCCTGCATTCATACTCATGCACACTCCTGCAGTTACTGCTGTATCCCGTGCCAGTTTGCAAAAACCGCACTATGACACTACTACAAAAATGCAAGAAACTATCTCGAGaacatcttctttaccaacacaaATGTCCAAACAATACATCCACAGAAAACTCCCATCCCAGCACAATTTTCGCTGGGGTGAGCAAACCACATACAAAGTAAACAATGAACGTATCGAACTGCACAAATAATCTAATAACAGTCATGTCTTTCGACACGATGAatcagcaaaagaaaaagaaaaatcacCACAAAAAGCTGCTTGCGCCACGACACGCCTCGCTATCGCATCGCTGCTCCCTCGCACACGAGGAGCTCTTGCTTGGCCTGCATTGAAGCAGATGTGGCGATGTCGGCACCGCCTGTGGCCTTGATCTGCTGCTGGTGGTACAGCTGCCGTAGcctctcgatctcctccttgagcGCCTCTTGATGAGCTGTATTGCATGTTTCGGATGAGTTTAAGCAAATAGCCTCAATGGTACACTTAACTAGAGAGATAATCAAAAAGTTGTTTTGAGGAATCTTTAGTTTCCTTGTTAAGGAGTAACTTTGGTTCGCATAAAAAACTGTATGCAAGTAGAATTGTGCATTTTCTTTGAATTGACCAAAGTGTTCAGTTTGCTGGTTGGTGGGTCAAACTGGATACGGCATCAGAGATTCAGAGCTCATATCTGCTGTAGAGAAATGAAGAAAGTAGCCAAGATGGACAGGAAGGAAGGATACCATCTTTGAAGATCTTGTCTTGTGCGAGGGCGGCAATTCTTTGCCTGAGATGGCTGTTGCCGACGGTCAGTAATGACCGCTGGTGATCCAGGAAGGCCACACGAGGAGACAGTGCTGAAACCTCCATCTGCACGAAGTAAACCACCAGTCAAAAATTGGGTTCTCAGTTGGTAAGTCTCTCCTTTTGTTGTTTCTGAACTGCCTCAAGTAATAGCAAATACTCTGCTCTTCAAGAATTCCATTGATAGTTGATTCTTCACACATAAAAATTAGGGACTAATTGTGTGGATTGAGTATTGACAGACATGGTGAGGAAATTGACAACATCTATTTGGACAGACATAAGTGGAGAAGTATACACAATTCAGTGTATGCAAGACAACTTTGGTGTCTCCCTTTATATCTTTTTGTAGTATTTCGTTGTGGTTGTGGTCTGTGTGAACGAAAGAGAAATGAAGTGATCACCTGAAGACCGGTGACGCTGCGTTCAAGCTCAGAGATGTAGTGCAACTTCCGAACTCTTGACCTCTGGGCTGACTGCCTGTTCGCCAAAATTCTGAAAACCCAACCAATTTGCTATTAGATTCCTGGTGTTTGGTAGTATATTCAGGTTACTTGTACTTACAGTATCATAATAAGGCGCATTTCAGTAAGCTTTTGACAACAGAGCATACTCATTTGAGAATTATTCAGACCTCTTCTGAAATTACAGATGCAGATTTACAAATGTTTGCTTATTTTGTCTCTGAGGGGTCAGATGTGAAATAGTCTACCCTACATTTATGTGCTCTCTGTCACTTTAGGAGTTGTGCTTCGGAAAAAATGTCATCTTGTAAGCATTTACAGTAAATTTTCCCAGTTTTAAACAAAATCGACTTTTAACTGTTACCCTGCGAGTCCCTGATAGCTGTATGCAGGGTTGTAGATTTGAACAACTACTCGTGATTCAGGAACACCCTAAGTACATTGTTTTTCCAAGGAAAAAAAATTCTGATTTAGTGAAAACTTactagtagtagaaaataattggCTCTAGAGAAATACAGGAAAAATGTACTACTACATAGCCGCTGTATTAGGATATTTCGGCAACCAAATCGATGTACAATGTTCAGTGATAGCATAATTTTGTTTTTAGTACAGTGCTGTTTTTTACCCTAGTAAAAAAAGGAACAAGATTTATTAACTCTTGTAGCAAATGTGACTGACCTCTTAACCCTCTTGGGGTCGCCGAAGCCGTCCGGGGCGCGCGCGCCGGCGGTCCCCTCCTCCGCGTCCCCCGTGTCCATGAAGCCCCCGCCGTCGGACGACACGGCCGGCGCATCGACGTCCGAGAACATGGACATGAGCTGCTCGTCGTCGAGCCTGTCGAAGTCAGCGCCGCCGCTGAGAACGTCGTCCATCGGGACGGCCTCGAGGAACGCCGCCGAGTCGCTGGCCGAGCGGCGGTGCGCGCCCCGCCTGGCGGCCGCGAACCCCAGGAAGTCGCCGGCCGACGACCAGTCCTGCCCCGCCGCGCTCGGCGCCCTCGGCGGCAGGTGCGCCATTTCTTGCGCTACTgtgttctcctcctcctgctccccgCTACAAGCTAGCACTACGCTGCTATAGATGCGCTATAGATGTATGTGTATCGGTGCTACAAGTGTAGAGAGAGAGTGTAGGCGGGGAGATGCTCGTATATATCGTGCAAGTGTGTAGGTGCACATCACATGCACGGTGGGGGCAGTGTGGATGCATGCTATAAGTTGGTGATTTGATGGCCATTATTTGGGGCATCATGCTGCATGTGTTTAGGACTACTGCACATCAATCAGATTAGATCCAAGAGATATGGTAGTTAGCTTGTGCTAGCAGTACGTTCATGACAATAATTTCACTTGGTAATGTCAATGCCACATAAAGTCACCAACTTTGCTACTACATACAAATGGTTTGTTGATTGTATTTCATGATAAGAAATGAGATGGCATTTCACTGCAGAGTATCATAGAGTCGTAACTGGCCATGTTAAGGGTGTCATTTAACTATACTCTCTGATGAGTGAGTTAGTTAGTTAGAGATGTCTGAAAATTTTAAAAAGGGATAAAGGCAGCAGCAGCTGGGTAGGAACAAGGATGGAGGTCACATGATGGGCGGAAAGGAGACAGCTAGCAACAGCTAAGTGAGAGAGTGCTACTCACTGTAGATCGGAGATGAGttttatatattcttctctagttAATCATGGAGTTGCAGTGCAGGGAGGAGAAGTTATCCCTGCTTGTGGATTTCAGGATTCAGCTGGCAGCGGCAGCAGGCTGGGCCAGCAGTTCAACCACGTGCTGCCCGCTGTGGCCCAGAGAGAGTTGATGCTGTTCCCCTTCCGTCTCGGTGCCAATCTGCCATTCCCTGCACTTCAAATTAGGCATCGATTTTACATTCTTGACTAGATCCAGTTTCTGTTAGGTCAGTGCATCTTGCGTTAATATGGGTCTTTTCTGCCTTTTCTTTCCACATATAGATCCAGCGGCAGGACTAAACTGGAGCGAGGTAACCTTTTTCATCAACGACACGAGGTGGAATGTGTCAGAGCTTGTTGCCGTGCCAACACTCAGCACAGTATCGTTAAACATGTATGAGGAAATTTGCACAAACAAGTGAGGGCATCTCTGCTCTGATCCTCTCAAACTAGAAAAAATAATGTGCCCGATTGGATTCTTTGGGTGGCCGTCCACACAGACATGCGCACACCTCTCTCCCTGTAGGATATCTCCAGCGGGCCAATCTAAAACACCAATTCAAATCGTCCCTTTCTGTCTATCTGAGTCGACCAATAGTGGTGTATGTCCGGCCTGTCAGGGTAGCACGCACAACGGCGCGACCCATTCGGTCCGCACTTGCTTAGGCCAGACCCGACCAATTTTGCCATTGCCTTTCAAATAGTAATTTTGCAAATAACGTAATTCAAATTATACAAAAGTAATATTGTTTAAACAAAAATAGTTCACAATCACACACCACATAGTTTTACAAATAAGGCAACTTAAACTGAATATCTAAACAGACTAGCCTGGTTAGTTTCCCACATAAGTCTACATGTGATTAATCAAATCGGCTTGAAGACAATCATGGGTGGTCTGATCCCGCAACAAATTATGCATATGCAAGAAGTATTTCCAAGATGCTGCCCTAGTCTGTGGTTCAACCAACTCACCCTGGAATTTCAGTCACCACATAGATGTTGTCATCTCGCTCATCATGAACGATCATGTTGTTCATGATGACACATgttgtcatcacctcccacattataTCGGCGCTCCATGTTCTGGCACGGTGCCGAACAATTCCCCAACGTGATTGCAACACGTCAAATGCCCGCTATACATCCTTTCGAGCTACCTCTTACTCTTTTGCGAACCTCTTGCATTTTTCATCCTCGGGTTTACGGATTGTCTTCACCAAGGTTGCCCACGAAGGGTAAATGCTATCAGCTAGATAATAACTCTTGTCATAAGAATGGCCATTTATCTCATAAGAAACCTGAGTAGCATTGCCTTTTGCAAGCCTAGCAAACAACGGGGATCACTGAAGgatgttgatatcattgttggatccTACCATGCTAAAGAAGGAGTGTCAGATCCAGAGATCTTCCGACACAATTGCCTCCAATAATACCGTGCACCCCTCCTTATGCCCTTTGAATTCCCCTTGCTAaccaaatggacagttcttctactgtcaatgcatgcaatctatgcttccTAGCATACCAGAAAACCCCCTCTTTTATTTGATGGGCAAGAGGCGGGTAGTGTCTTTGGTGGTCGGCTCTCTTAGATAAACTTCGCCAAACACCGCAATAGCAACgctgcaaaacctgtacatgaccTCAATGCATGTGGACTCGCTCATGCACTAGTAGTCATCAACAAGATCACCACTCAGTACGCAAGCTGGCGAACGACAGCCAAACATTTTTGGTACGATGAAAAGCCAACCTTACGGCTGGTAGCATCGAGCTTGGCATCGAAGTAGTCATCATATGTCCTCACGCCATGAagattatcaaaaaaaaaaactttctggCCATCCGATATCGATACTGGCGACGGAATGTCTTCGCATCGTAAATCGGATTGGAATGGTGAAAAGTCTCACATAAGGCCAGTGTGTCCACCAACTCGATCTCGGTCTTCGTTGGCCTTAAGCTTCACCGAAGACCCACCTATGCGCTTTGGCAGCAGATAATGGTCGTGCGCCATGCTTGTAGCGGTGAACAAGAGTTCGGTCTCACTGTCGAACTCCTCGTCTAACGATGATTCGATGACATTCTTGTAGAAAAACTTGATTGCCTTGCTACTCATCTGCACAAAATAATGAAATTTGATCACTTCAATGTCTATGCCCACACCGGTGCAACAGAAGAGAAGAAACTTGGACGTGATTCATACCTTGAACTCACTCTGGCGACTGTACGAGAATGTTATTGTGAGTGCACCGCCGAgcgagccagccaaacttgctcTGCAGAAGATTTGCTGCTATGCCCGGTGGCGTGATGGAGGACAGTGTGCAGGCAACTCCAGCAACACGCGAGGTCTGTGTCCTTCACAGAAATGGGAAGGAGTCAACGACGGACGGGGGCGGAAACAGCCGGCCAGAAAAGTTTGCTGACGCCGTAGTCGGCGACAACAGCCAGCGCACTTGGTGGCTAGCATGGGCCGCTGGGATTTGCTGACCCCAACGGCAACCCAAAGCGCAGAAGATGGCGCTGCCTGGGGGTGGCAGTGGAGACAGAGGTCAAGGGTTTGGGACAGAGGAGTTCTTTTCTATGCCTTTCGTCCCACTGGGGGAAGGCCCGGGTTGGCCAAAGGGAGGATGCGCTCGATGTCTGGTCCGATGCATCGGCGACCTAAATTTGGGGAACGAATGATTCGGTTCGTGCGAATTGATCCCTTTGTGTCGCGCCGATGGAGCGTGCGCGAGATGTCCCGTCCGCGTAGACCGTTTCAAACAGCCCAGGATCATTTAGATTGCCcaactggagatgcccttagatggGCTAGAGTTTGGCTTGGCGGCCGATCACCACCGCGAACCTAGTCCCGCTCGTCGTCACTTTCGACCCATGGCccttcttcgtcgtcctcctctgctAGGGCCGCTGGTAGCGGTGGCGGCAGATAGACCACCTCTTCCTCGATGACCTCCTTTTTGACCGGCCAATGGGAGCCAGTGGATCGTGCGACGTCCTCCTCCATTGGTGTCGCTCTGGAGGCGCCACCTAGGGCATGAAGTGGCTGCGCCGCTGCTGGTCGTGCTCCCACTCGAACCAGCGGTGAGCGGCCCCTCCGAGTACATCATTGTTGGATCACGCGTGTGACCAGACACGGGACATGCAATATTTGTTCTTGGTAGAGGATTTTAGAGCGTGTTACGAATTAAATCAAGGAGGGAGTACGTGTGGTTCCTGCTAAGTTTTCACAACATAGGTGTAACTAAAGGACATAGTCACATATGCTTGTGTTTGGTCATTTCGAAAAAATGTTTGTGTTTGGTTGCCGCGGTTCACCAACCAGGCCCGTGGGAGTTTGGTTCGTCGACAAAATGTTTGTGTTTGGTTGCCGCGGTTCACCAACCAGGTCCATGCCTAGCTGAAGATCATGTTTTCCAAAGTGTTTGGTTGCCATCATTGCATTCAAGTAGTCATTTGGTTATCTGTATGCAAGGAAAATTTGCTCTTACGATGTAATGTCATCATGTATGGTTGCTTGCTTACCAACAAATTAAACCACCACACATGGATTAACAAGATAGTAATCTACAAGCAAATGAAAGTAGTATTGTGGCGTGAGTAGGGAAGTAAAACGCATGGAAATTCATCATAACAGTCATATGTTACAAATGGGAAATTCATCAATGGCAAACAATAGGAAAATTCATTAACACACGAACGACATCACCATTTTCTCATTCTTCTTCTTATGCTACATTATTTTTGCCCACTAGCTCGGCGGAAACAGGCTTGGCTGAGGTGTGCTTTGAGCAGCATGTGGGGGCGAAGCTGGATGAAAAGATGATTGGGTTCAGCTCTAGTTATGTGATGATCATCCACTAATGAGCCAAGTTAAAGAGCAAATTAGTGAAGGCTTCAGGAAATTCGTTGGGTTCAAATGAACCCAACACTTCTATACCAGCTCCGACAATGAGGGTGGAATTTTGCATCCCACGTGCCTGATTGGCTTTCATCTAATGTCAGAACGGTAATTACTTACTTTCTTGGTGTGCTTTTGCAAACtttctgtaagggtattttacccttatccattattttggtaacaatgatacTGTTGCTAGAGTaattggtctaatacatgtctatgagattatttTCAGGTATTGGCCaaataggcataatggtgtatcaatggaacaagaaagtaaagggagaccccccacttcgacaaaaatgAAGAAGCACCtggccggtcacaggcccggtcagaccggtcgtggcaccggctggctcggcgccgaccggcccctggaccggtgcacaccgggcacgATCAAGGGGACTTTTCCCCTTCGCCCGGCGGTGGCCCGGCCTggtgcccggtttggaccggactggtccggtctctgACCTGGtcggaccgggctgtggaccggacgtcccggcgccaaccggctccTGCTCCGGTGGTATCCGGAGGACATGTACTGCGCGACAAATTCCGCCCCGGTCACGgcccggcgcctggcccggtcaggaccggatggtccggcctgtggcccggttggaccggcccctgcaccgggtggcccagccctaggcccggttgaccgggttcctcgAAGAAATGCTGAGGTGGACAAGTTGCAACGGcccgatgatacgtctcaaacgtatctataatttcttatgttccatgctacttttatgatgatactcacatgttttatacacattatatgtcattattatgcattttccggcactaacctattgacgagatgccgaagagccagttgctgtttcctgctgtttttggtttcagaaatcctagtaaggaaatattcttggaattgagaaatcaacgcccagggtctattttccacgaagcttccagaagaccgagggagatacgaagtggggccacgaggcgacgccacagtagggcggcgcggcccaggccctggccgcgcggccctagcgtgtggggcccccgtgactcctccgactccgtccttccccctacttaaagccttcgtcgcgaatacccctgtaccgagagccacgatacggaaaaccttccagagacgccgccgccgccaatcccatctcgggggattcaggagatcgcctccgacaccctaccggagaggggaatcatctcccggaggactctacaccgccatggtcgcctccggagtgatgtgtgagtagttcatccctggactatgggtccatagcagtagctagatggttgtcttctcctcattgtgctatcatgttagatcttgtgagctgcctatcatgatcaagatcatctatttgtaatcctacatgttgtgtttgttgggatccgatgaatattgaatactatgtcaagttgattatcaatctatcatatatgttgtttatgttctttcatgctctccgttgctagtagaggctctggccaagttgatacttgtaactccaagagggagtatttatgctcgatagtgggttcatgcctccattaaatctgagacagtgacagaaagttctaaggttgtggatgttctgttgccactagggataaaacatcaatgctatgtctaaggatgtatttgttgattacattacgcaccatacttaatgcaattgtctattgtttgcaacttaatactggagggggttcggatgataatctgaaagtggactttttaggcatagatgcatgctggatagcggtctatgtactttgtcgtaataccctgattaaatctcatagtactcatcatgatatatgtatgtgcattgttatgctttctttatttgtcaattgctgaactgtaatttgttcacccaacatctgtttatcttatgggagagacaccactagtgaactgtggaccccggtccaattctttacatctgaaatacaatatactgcaattgttctttactgttcttcgcaaacaaacatcatcttccacactatacatctaatcctttgtttacagcaagccggtgagattgacaacctcactgttacgttggggcaaagtactttgattgtgttgtgcaggttccacgttggcgccggaatccctggtgttgcgccgcactacactccgccaccaacaaccttcacgtctttccttgactcctactggttcgataatcttggtttcttactgaggggaacttactgttgtgcgcatcacacattcctcttggggttcccaacggacgtgtcaactacacgcagcaagtaaatttctggcgccgttgccggggacctgaagaaaagttactccacaaagatttctaactcccacgtcaactacacgccagcataatttctggcgccgttgccggagagatcaagacacgctgcaaggggagtctcccacatccaatctctttactttgtttttgtcttgctttgttttattttatttactgctttgtttgctcttatatcaaaaatacaaaaaatattagttgctagttttactttatttactgtcttgttctccatattaaaaacacaaaaaaattagttacttgcatttactttatttagtttgctttatttactactactaaaagtgAGTAATccagaagttgaagttcgttcgtttaagcaacaagggggagaaatttttaaagatgcttggtatagaattagtgatgctcatcataggtgcattaagaaacactccactattatactacttaggaacttttatgttggtatctctagttggaataggtatgttcttgatactcttgcgggaggtaatttcctaggcactcctgctttagaagctagttgcaatattgagagtctagttggaataccacatgttaatgaagctaaaattgaaacctctcttgaagatgtcatgaaaaagttggaggccatagagaaagatcttccaagtattgagactaaattgggaatattacttaatagcactgataaacttgataaatctctaggtggaattaatgagagaattgctgttttagaaacttgtgctactcatgataatcgaattcataggattagtgaacttgaagaagctatgggaaccttgggttcaactttctcttctcttaagtttaaggagaaagcctatgtgggtaaggagcaaaagttcatgtatgtctctaaagtgcctaagccaaaaaaactattataggcctaaaattgacaaagcccttagcaccactactggatgggggagcatctaagatacctattgatgttgatgcttcatctcttgataatacttgatacacactttccgcgcctagctgaaaggcgttaaagaaaagcgcttatgggagacaacccattattttacttctgcactttgttttatatttgagtcttggaagttgttactactgtagcaacctctccttatatttattttattgcattgttgtgccaagtaaagtctttgatagtaaagtcaatactagatttggattacagcgcagaaacagatttcttgctgtcacgaatttgagcagtagtctctgtaggtaactcagaaaaatctgccaatttacgtgcgtgatccacaaatatgtacgcaactttcattcaatttgggaattttcatctgagcaagtctggtgcctctaaaaaattcgtctttacggactgttctgttttgacagattctgccttttatttcgcattgcctattttgctatgtttgatggatttctttgttccattaactttcagtagctttgtgcaatgtccagaagtgttaagaaagattatgtcacctctgaatatatgaattatgcactaaccctctaatgagattgttttgagtttggtgtggaggaagttttcaagggtcaagagaggaggatgatacaatatgatcaagaagagtgaaaagtctaagcttggggatgcccccgtggttcatccctgcatattttaagaagactcaagcatctaagcttggggatgcccaaggcatcccttcttcatcgacaacattatcaggtcacctctagtgaaactatatttttattccgtcacatcttatgtgctttacttggagcgtctgtgtgcttttatttttgtttttgtttgaataaaatcgtatcctagcattctttgtttgggagagagacacgctccgctatttcgtatgaacacatatgttcttagctttattcttaatgttcattgcgaaggttgaactacttcattcattattatatggttggaaacggaaaatgccgcatgtggtaattggtataatgtcttgaataatttgatacttggcaatgttgtgctcatatagatcatgtttaagctcttgcatcatgtgctttgcacctattaatgaagaactacatagagcttgttaaaatttggtttgcatgattggtctctagagtctagatattttctggttaaggtgtttgaacaacaaggagacaatgtaaagtcttataatacttacaatatgttcatatgtgagtcttgctgcaccattttatacttgagtttgcttcaaacaaccttgctagcctagccttgtattgagaggaattcttctcgtgcatccaaatccttgagccaacaaccatgccatttgtgtccaccatacctacctactacatggtatttctccgccattccaaagtaaattacttgagtgctacctttaaaattctattcctttgtctttgcaatatatagctcatgggaaaatagccttaaaaactattgtggtgaacaatatgtacttatgtgtcttatttcttaataagttgcttgttgagcaataaccatgtttctggggacgccatcaactttacctttgttgaatatcatgtgagttgctatgcatgttcgtcttgtctgaagtaagggcgattttcatgatcaaatggtttgagtatgtgataagtccattttgcatcactattttatatcataatttgctgttattcattgatatatttcatatttggagatgatacttatgttatttcatctattttgcatgtttcatgattatttgggaatcgcgcaccggagccaggattctgctggaaaaagcaccatcagaatgcaatatttcggaagatcaacagttgacggaaattatatgaaaaatcctatttttccagatgacgaagggagccagaagggggacccgaggggacccgaggtgggcccacctcataggccggcgcggcccaaggcctggccgcgccgccctgtgaggagggggcccacaaccccctctcgcctccctttgttcgcgtacgtcttcgtctcgaaaacctaagccccagaggatagtcgcgaagagtcacaaccgcctctgcggggcggagaacaccagagagaaaagagctctccggcaagctgaaatctgccggggaaattccctcccggagggggaaatcgacgccatcgtcaccgtcatcgagctggacatcatctccatcatcatcaccatcatcatcatcatcaccgccatctccaccgctgcacctcgtcaccgctgtaacaatttgggtttgttcttgtttgtttgataggggaaactctcccggtgttgatttctacttgttattgatgctattgagtgaaactattgaatcaaggtttatgttcagattgttattcatcatcatatcacctctgatcatgttccatatgatgtctcgtgagtagttcgtttagttcttgaggacatgggtgaagtctaaatgttagtagtgaattatgttggttagtattcaatgttgtgatatttaagttgtggtgttattcttctagtggtgtcgtgtgaacgtcgactacatgacacttcaccatttatgggcctaggggaatgcatcttgtattcgtttgccaattgcggggttgccggagtgacagaaacctaaacccccgttggtatatcgatgcgggagggatagcgggatctcgagtttaaggctgtggttagatttatcttaattactttcttgtagttgcggatgcttgcaaggggtataatcacaagtatgtattagtcctaggaagggcggtacattagcataggttcacccacacaacacttatcaaaacaatgaagattaatcagcaatatgaagcgaaagcactagactaaattcccgtgtgtcctcaagaacgtttggtcattataagtaaacaaaccggcttgtcctttgtgctaaaaaggattgggccactcgctgcaattatttctctcgcactttacttacttgtactttattcatctcgctatatcaaaaccccccgaatacttgtccgtgagcatttacggtgaatccttcatcgaaactgcttgtcaacacctttcgctcctcgttgggatcaacattcttacttatcgaagatactacgatacaccccctatacttgtgggtc includes:
- the LOC124687096 gene encoding basic leucine zipper 19-like, encoding MAHLPPRAPSAAGQDWSSAGDFLGFAAARRGAHRRSASDSAAFLEAVPMDDVLSGGADFDRLDDEQLMSMFSDVDAPAVSSDGGGFMDTGDAEEGTAGARAPDGFGDPKRVKRILANRQSAQRSRVRKLHYISELERSVTGLQMEVSALSPRVAFLDHQRSLLTVGNSHLRQRIAALAQDKIFKDAHQEALKEEIERLRQLYHQQQIKATGGADIATSASMQAKQELLVCEGAAMR